A DNA window from Desulfonatronum thiosulfatophilum contains the following coding sequences:
- a CDS encoding ATP-binding protein — MDALFSQQHSLLSSLTESRRYLHDLIDWNHRLLGIVGARGVGKTTMMLQRIKDIYGFSDKAAYVSIDHPYFEAQPLFDFAESFAAYGGELLCVDEVHKHPEWSRQIKAIYDSIPGLRVVFSGSSILRMSAQKADLSRRALVHELHGLSFREYLLLAHQQEFAPLPLERILEDHVTLAGAVVQRIKVLPCFRAYLEHGYYPFFLEGVEQYPLKLTAVMGQILEMDLPLAASIAPRQIGKLKKLLYLISTSVPIIPDIAKLARMTGISRPSIYDYLEKLQEARLLRLVRQAGGGAGLLAKPEKVYLDNTNLAQALAQTPDPGNIRETFFANQIASALPRQRLVDEGLTVPARGDFLVQGKWTFEVGGKGKKQNQINDLPAGYLAVDDLEVGHGRRIPLWLFGFMY, encoded by the coding sequence ATGGACGCACTCTTTTCGCAGCAGCACTCTCTGCTTTCCAGTCTAACCGAATCCAGGCGATATCTGCATGACCTTATTGACTGGAACCATCGCCTGCTGGGGATCGTGGGCGCTCGCGGGGTGGGCAAGACAACAATGATGCTGCAGCGCATCAAGGACATCTACGGCTTCAGTGACAAGGCAGCGTATGTCAGCATCGACCACCCCTACTTTGAGGCCCAGCCTCTATTTGATTTTGCGGAATCATTTGCCGCGTATGGGGGCGAGTTGCTCTGCGTGGACGAGGTCCACAAGCATCCGGAGTGGTCGCGGCAAATCAAGGCCATATACGACTCCATCCCGGGGCTGCGGGTCGTTTTTTCCGGTTCCTCGATCCTGAGGATGAGCGCCCAGAAGGCGGACCTGAGCCGGAGAGCCCTAGTCCACGAGCTACACGGCCTTTCGTTCAGGGAATACCTCTTGCTGGCCCATCAACAGGAATTTGCCCCACTGCCACTGGAGCGGATCCTGGAGGATCATGTCACCCTGGCAGGGGCGGTGGTCCAGCGAATCAAGGTTCTGCCGTGCTTCCGGGCATATCTTGAACATGGCTATTACCCGTTCTTCCTGGAGGGCGTGGAACAGTATCCGTTGAAACTGACCGCGGTCATGGGGCAGATTTTGGAGATGGACCTGCCCTTGGCGGCCTCCATCGCCCCTCGGCAGATCGGCAAGCTGAAAAAACTGCTCTACCTGATTTCCACCAGCGTGCCCATTATTCCGGACATTGCAAAGCTGGCCCGCATGACCGGGATCTCCAGACCAAGTATCTATGATTATCTGGAAAAACTTCAAGAGGCCCGGCTGTTGCGCTTGGTGCGCCAGGCGGGAGGCGGGGCTGGACTGCTGGCCAAGCCGGAAAAAGTCTACCTCGACAATACCAATCTAGCTCAAGCCCTGGCCCAGACGCCTGATCCGGGCAACATTCGGGAAACCTTCTTCGCCAACCAGATCGCCTCGGCCCTGCCCCGGCAGCGCCTGGTGGACGAAGGCCTGACTGTCCCGGCCCGGGGCGATTTCCTGGTTCAGGGCAAATGGACCTTTGAAGTCGGGGGCAAGGGGAAAAAACAAAACCAGATCAACGACCTGCCCGCCGGATACCTGGCGGTGGATGATCTTGAAGTGGGACACGGTCGCAGGATTCCGTTGTGGTTGTTTGGTTTTATGTATTGA